A region of Acidihalobacter aeolianus DNA encodes the following proteins:
- a CDS encoding DUF4942 domain-containing protein: protein MFTNNPPLSAASASVLLPAFIHRLLGERNQALAHLAVAYRELRQANRVLREAGCFGLGHGERPDISLKQLAHNLDQRFWARCFSMLEDRDLYDAMTLHHAKDYVRQRHFEFVEWNLLGVMASLLRRSDMDVGVDLRHALQRLVRKDASGRYRLQRRKHLRSLIDSTGDLLRTSAVRSFLNTLDHAMSYLDEASPVRGRLPDALYRHLEMETTEPYQDEYFKIHWYANGNVRLLLRRSDLVEKANRIFDSLSGRHTESGECIKPMKPTQGQGI from the coding sequence ATGTTTACCAATAACCCCCCCCTCTCTGCAGCTTCAGCGAGCGTACTGCTTCCTGCGTTCATCCATCGGTTGTTAGGCGAGCGAAACCAGGCACTTGCACATCTTGCTGTCGCATACCGAGAGTTACGCCAAGCGAATCGCGTACTGCGCGAGGCCGGTTGTTTTGGTCTGGGTCATGGAGAACGACCCGACATAAGTCTCAAGCAGCTCGCACACAATCTGGATCAACGCTTCTGGGCCCGCTGTTTCAGTATGCTTGAGGACAGGGATCTGTACGACGCAATGACGTTACATCACGCCAAGGACTACGTGCGCCAGCGTCATTTCGAATTCGTCGAGTGGAATCTGCTAGGGGTTATGGCCAGCCTGCTTCGCAGAAGCGATATGGACGTAGGAGTCGACCTGAGACACGCCCTTCAAAGACTGGTCCGGAAGGACGCATCGGGCAGATACAGGCTACAACGGCGCAAGCACCTGCGTAGCCTGATCGACTCGACCGGTGATCTGCTTCGCACGAGTGCGGTGAGATCGTTCCTGAATACGTTGGACCATGCGATGTCCTATCTGGATGAGGCCTCACCGGTCCGCGGCCGACTTCCAGACGCCTTGTATCGGCATCTTGAGATGGAAACGACAGAGCCCTATCAAGATGAGTACTTCAAGATCCATTGGTACGCCAATGGCAATGTCCGCCTATTGCTGCGCCGCAGCGACCTAGTTGAGAAAGCCAATCGGATCTTCGATAGCTTGAGCGGTCGTCACACAGAAAGTGGTGAGTGCATCAAGCCGATGAAGCCTACTCAGGGGCAGGGCATATAA